The following coding sequences lie in one Pristis pectinata isolate sPriPec2 chromosome 20, sPriPec2.1.pri, whole genome shotgun sequence genomic window:
- the ap4b1 gene encoding AP-4 complex subunit beta-1: protein MPYYGSEDTVKELRRALSNPGVQADKLRYRNLVLRVIRYMTQGLDVSALFMEMVKAGATSDIVQKKLVYLYMCTYAALKPNLALLAINTLRKDSTDPNPMVRGLALRSMCSLRMPGISEYIQQPVLNGLRDKASYVRRAAVLGCAKMQTFPGDTEVDGAMVNELYAMLRDPDPIVMVNCLRALEEILKHEGGVVINKPIAHHLLNRMKDLDHWGQSEVLTFLVRYKARTEDEVFAILNVLDGFLKSSQPNVVMATTKLFLLLAEDFPNVQTDILERIKGPLLTICTSECHELCFLGLCHAREILRSLPGHFSGHYKKFYCTYSEPNYIKYQKMEILRDLVNDENVQQILEELQTYCTDVSVELAQMAILNIGRIAQTYNEKCVIILKGLLGLKQEHITSAVIQTFRDLVWLCPQCTVTVCEALPGCEEYVKDGEGKQALIWLLGVHGEHVPNAPYILEEFVDNVKMETSAAVKLELLTAMVRLFVTRPAECQDVLGRLLHYVIEEELDMVVRDRGLLYYRLLQQGVEEVKQIVCGPRSDPSLGVISGRANEAVNAWAKDFNTLIPIYGQEHWNCIMAQKESSFGNLQGLEITSEKDSNPEHNKELVLDSASVSLESSAQLAPEQFEEYWTCLEDAKVVTLGWQKDPCPDAIQAAFQIVHIQPIAISRAGAQPWKAYLFARNETGSLFLTELLIDASRRSLQITVKQKNSSEELLSSFIAVIRSVMQTLGKSEDLEDSSLAT, encoded by the exons ATGCCGTATTACGGCTCGGAGGACACGGTGAAGGAGCTGAGGCGGGCCCTGTCCAACCCCGGCGTCCAGGCGGACAAGCTGCGGTACAGGAACCTGGTGCTGCGGGTGATCCGCTACATGACCCAGGGGCTGGACGTCTCCGCCCTCTTCATGGAGATGGTGAAGGCCGGCGCCACCTCGGACATCGTGCAGAAGAAGCTGGTCTACCTGTACATGTGCACGTACGCTGCCCTGAAACCCAACCTGGCGCTTCTGGCCATCAACACCCTGCGGAAGGACAGCACCGACCCCAACCCCATGGTCAGGGGTCTGGCGCTGAGGAGCATGTGCAGTCTCAG AATGCCTGGCATAAGTGAATATATTCAGCAGCCAGTGTTGAATGGATTGAGAGATAAGGCATCCTATGTCAGACGAGCAGCAGTCCTGGGATGTGCTAAAATGCAGACTTTTCCGGGAGACACAGAAGTTG ATGGGGCAATGGTAAATGAACTATATGCAATGCTGCGTGACCCTGATCCTATTGTTATGGTAAACTGCTTGAGAGCATTGGAAGAAATCTTGAAACATGAAGGAGGTGTGGTGATCAACAAACCAATAGCGCATCATCTTTTAAACAG AATGAAAGACTTGGATCACTGGGGTCAGAGTGAAGTGCTGACGTTCCTAGTTCGCTACAAGGCCCGAACTGAAGATGAAGTGTTTGCTATTCTGAATGTGCTCGATGGTTTTCTCAAGAGCAGCCAGCCCAATGTCGTCATGGCGACCACCAAACTTTTCCTCCTCCTAGCTGAAGATTTCCCCAATGTACAGACGGACATTCTTGAAAGAATTAAAGGGCCATTGTTGACTATCTGCACCTCTGAGTGCCATGAACTCTGCTTTCTCGGCCTGTGTCATGCGCGGGAGATCCTCCGCAGCTTACCTGGACACTTCAGTGGTCACTACAAGAAGTTCTACTGCACGTACTCTGAACCAAATTACATCAAATATCAGAAGATGGAGATCCTGCGCGATCTGGTAAATGATGAGAATGTCCAGCAGATACTTGAAGAGCTTCAGACCTACTGCACTGATGTTTCTGTAGAACTAGCCCAGATGGCCATTTTAAACATAG GACGAATTGCACAGACGTACAATGAAAAGTGTGTGATTATTTTGAAGGGGCTGCTGGGCTTGAAGCAGGAACACATTACTTCAG CTGTCATTCAGACATTTCGTGACCTCGTATGGCTGTGTCCCCAGTGTACAGTGACTGTGTGTGAGGCACTACCAGGCTGCGAGGAATACGTCAAAGATGGTGAG GGGAAGCAGGCTCTAATCTGGCTCCTCGGTGTGCATGGCGAGCACGTTCCCAATGCTCCCTACATATTGGAGGAGTTTGTGGATAATGTGAAAATGGAGACCTCTGCAGCAGTGAAGCTGGAGCTGCTGACAGCGATGGTGCGCCTGTTCGTGACCCGGCCAGCTGAATGTCAAGACGTCTTGGGCAGACTGCTGCATTACGTTATTG AGGAAGAGTTGGATATGGTTGTGCGTGATCGTGGGTTATTGTACTATCGGTTACTTCAGCAAGGAGTTGAAGAGGTCAAGCAAATAGTCTGTGGGCCAAGATCGGATCCATCCTTGGGTGTAATCAGTGGCCGGGCCAATGAGGCAGTCAATGCTTGGGCAAAAGACTTTAACACACTGATACCAATCTATGGTCAGGAACATTGGAATTGtataatggcacagaaggaaagCTCCTTTGGAAATCTACAGGGACTAGAAATAACCTCTGAAAAAG ACTCAAACCCAGAACACAACAAAGAGTTGGTCCTGGATTCTGCATCAGTCAGTTTGGAAAGCAGTGCCCAGCTTGCACCAGAACAGTTTGAGGAGTACTGGACATGCCTGGAGGATGCCAAAGTTGTGACTCTGGGCTGGCAGAAGGACCCATGCCCTGATGCCATCCAGGCTGCTTTTCAGATTGTTCACATTCAGCCTATTGCGATCAGCCGAGCAGGAGCACAGCCCTGGAAAGCCTACCTGTTTGCCAGAAATGAGACTGGGTCATTGTTTTTAACAGAGCTGTTAATTGACGCTAGCAGAAGGAGTTTACAAATTACTGTTAAACAAAAGAATAGTAGTGAAGAGCTGCTCAGCAGTTTCATCGCTGTTATTAGGTCTGTGATGCAGACCTTGGGCAAGTCTGAAGATCTTGAAGACTCTTCATTAGCCACATAA